One part of the Arabidopsis thaliana chromosome 1 sequence genome encodes these proteins:
- the ENODL8 gene encoding early nodulin-like protein 8 (early nodulin-like protein 8 (ENODL8); FUNCTIONS IN: electron carrier activity, copper ion binding; LOCATED IN: anchored to membrane; EXPRESSED IN: 18 plant structures; EXPRESSED DURING: 13 growth stages; CONTAINS InterPro DOMAIN/s: Plastocyanin-like (InterPro:IPR003245), Cupredoxin (InterPro:IPR008972); BEST Arabidopsis thaliana protein match is: early nodulin-like protein 3 (TAIR:AT4G28365.1); Has 1336 Blast hits to 1294 proteins in 65 species: Archae - 0; Bacteria - 0; Metazoa - 0; Fungi - 0; Plants - 1335; Viruses - 0; Other Eukaryotes - 1 (source: NCBI BLink).) has protein sequence MGVMSLSKTMVVVVLQVMILLGQEIGKVSSTLYKVGDLDAWGIPIDAKVYSKWPKSHSFKIGDSLLFLYPPSEDSLIQVTPSNFKSCNTKDPILYMNDGNSLFNLTQNGTLYFTSANPGHCTKYQKLLVSVGTYSAEAEALSPSSAADAPSYQNAFGSIPLSQKSSASSSLISAFSTVAASLACAVVGAIM, from the exons ATGGGAGTGATGAGTTTGAGCAAGacgatggtggtggtggtattACAGGTGATGATATTGTTGGGACAAGAGATTGGTAAAGTGTCGTCGACTCTATACAAAGTTGGGGACTTGGACGCTTGGGGCATCCCAATTGATGCTAAAGTCTATTCCAAATGGCCCAAATCTCACTCTTTCAAGATCGGTGACTCCCTCT TGTTCTTGTACCCACCAAGCGAAGACTCACTGATTCAAGTGACGCCCTCCAATTTCAAGAGCTGCAACACCAAAGACCCAATCTTGTACATGAACGACGGCAACTCTCTCTTCAACCTCACCCAAAACGGAACCCTATACTTCACAAGTGCAAACCCCGGCCACTGTACCAAGTACCAGAAGCTCCTAGTCTCCGTCGGCACCTACTCCGCCGAAGCAGAGGCCTTGTCTCCGTCTTCTGCCGCCGACGCTCCCTCTTACCAAAACGCCTTCGGGTCCATTCCTCTCTCTCAGAAATCGTCTGCTTCCTCCTCGCTCATTTCTGCTTTCTCCACTGTCGCTGCTTCGCTGGCTTGCGCTGTCGTCGGTGCAATCATGTGA
- the WNK10 gene encoding with no lysine (K) kinase 10 (with no lysine (K) kinase 10 (WNK10); FUNCTIONS IN: kinase activity, sequence-specific DNA binding transcription factor activity; INVOLVED IN: protein amino acid phosphorylation; LOCATED IN: cellular_component unknown; EXPRESSED IN: sperm cell, male gametophyte, pollen tube; EXPRESSED DURING: L mature pollen stage, M germinated pollen stage; CONTAINS InterPro DOMAIN/s: Protein kinase, catalytic domain (InterPro:IPR000719), Serine/threonine-protein kinase domain (InterPro:IPR002290), Tyrosine-protein kinase, catalytic domain (InterPro:IPR020635), Serine/threonine-protein kinase-like domain (InterPro:IPR017442), Serine/threonine-protein kinase, active site (InterPro:IPR008271), Protein kinase-like domain (InterPro:IPR011009); BEST Arabidopsis thaliana protein match is: with no lysine (K) kinase 8 (TAIR:AT5G41990.1); Has 106075 Blast hits to 105172 proteins in 3001 species: Archae - 77; Bacteria - 10484; Metazoa - 38155; Fungi - 10128; Plants - 29410; Viruses - 406; Other Eukaryotes - 17415 (source: NCBI BLink).), with protein MEEADFVQKDPTGRYIRYNDVLGRGAFKTVYKAFDEVEGIEVAWNLMSIEDVLQMPGQLDRLYSEVHLLNSLKHDNIIKLFYSWVDDHNKSINMITELFTSGSLTLYRKKHRKVDPKAIMNWARQILKGLHYLHSQTPPVIHRDLKCDNIFVNGNTGKVKIGDLGLAAVMQQPTARSVIGTPEFMAPELYEEEYNELVDIYSFGMCMLEMVTCEYPYRECRNQAQIYKKVTSGIKPQSLSKVDDPQVKQFIEKCLLPAPSRPTALELLKDQLLAVDGAKDSTLTASSNTTFKPAMPPQCEYRPMDVEYKKNTSVSICSSAKSSQECALLQTMEVQRVAESTEFKLSGERRDDVAASMALRIAGSSGQARKVDFDFNLKTDTARAVTGEMVEELDLSSHEVTVIAEMIDELIMKLKANRSLPNANSVYQSKDEEAGESMKSEISADYYHRVSSNEGSRLGCCCEAVESLLSSFLDSCSMVSNKQSEDLKTELNVIESQYNQSCQRLLRMKEEAIEKAKRKWMKLS; from the exons ATGGAAGAGGCTGACTTCGTCCAGAAAGATCCCACTGGTCGCTACATTAGG taTAATGACGTTCTCGGGAGAGGAGCCTTCAAAACTgt ATATAAGGCATTTGATGAAGTCGAAGGTATTGAAGTTGCTTGGAACCTCATGAGCATTGAAGATGTCTTGCAGATGCCTGGCCAACTTGATAGGCTATATTCCGAAGTCCATCTCCTCAATTCCCTTAAACATGATAACATCATCAAACTCTTCTACTCTTGGGTTGATGATCATAACAAGTCCATCAACATGATCACTGAGCTTTTCACCTCTGGTAGTCTCACCCT TTATCGCAAGAAGCACCGCAAAGTTGATCCCAAGGCCATCATGAACTGGGCAAGGCAGATTCTTAAAGGCCTGCACTATTTGCATTCTCAGACCCCTCCTGTAATTCACCGTGACCTTAAGTGCGACAATATTTTTGTCAATGGAAATACCGGAAAGGTCAAAATTGGAGATCTTGGGCTCGCTGCTGTGATGCAGCAACCCACTGCTCGAAGTGTGATTG GCACTCCTGAATTCATGGCGCCTGAGCtttatgaagaagaatataatgAACTTGTCGACATCTATTCTTTTGGCATGTGCATGTTGGAGATGGTAACATGTGAATATCCATACAGAGAATGCAGAAACCAGGCTCAAATATACAAGAAGGTTACCTCG GGTATAAAACCTCAATCTCTCAGCAAAGTTGATGATCCTCAAGTTAAGCAATTCATAGAGAAGTGTCTTCTCCCAGCTCCTTCTAGACCAACTGCTCTAGAGCTCCTGAAGGACCAACTCCTTGCAGTAGATGGCGCCAAGGACTCCACTCTTACTGCTTCATCAAACACAACATTCAAACCTGCAATGCCACCACAGTGTGAATATCGTCCTATGGATGTTGAATATAAGAAGAATACAAGTGTTTCCATCTGCTCTTCTGCTAAAAGCAGCCAAGAATGCGCATTGCTCCAGACCATGGAAGTCCAGAGGGTTGCTGAAAGTACCGAATTCAAGCTGAGTGGAGAGAGGAGAGATGATGTGGCAGCATCAATGGCTCTGCGGATCGCGGGCTCATCTG GTCAAGCGAGAAAAGTTGATTTTGACTTCAATCTGAAGACAGACACAGCAAGAGCAGTTACAGGGGAGATGGTTGAAGAGCTTGATCTGTCAAGCCATGAGGTTACTGTGATAGCTGAGATGATAGATGAACTGATAATGAAGCTGAAGGCTAATCGAAGCCTGCCTAATGCAAACAGTGTATATCAGTCCAAGGATGAAGAAGCTGGAGAATCAATGAAGTCAGAGATATCAGCGGACTACTACCATCGGGTCTCCTCAAACGAGGGGTCACGGCTCGGCTGCTGCTGCGAGGCAGTAGAGTCATTGTTGTCCTCGTTTCTGGATTCATGCTCAATGGTGTCAAACAAGCAGTCGGAGGATCTGAAGACGGAGCTGAATGTGATAGAGTCACAATATAACCAATCGTGTCAACGACTGCTTAGAATGAAAGAGGAAGCTATAGAGAAGGCGAAACGGAAGTGGATGAAGCTGAGTTGA